AACTTCGACACCAAGTTTCTTGAGACGTTCAAACTCGAGCCGATCGCCTAGCTAGAAAATCCCGCGATCGGGTGTTATCATCTCGAATCGGCATGCGCGATGCCACCCGCAGCGGTCTACTAATCACAACGTTCGGTGCAAAGCAAGATGACCTTTCCAGAAGACCTGCACTACACGAAGGACCACGAGTGGCTCCGGATAGAGGACGATGGAACGACGGCCGTAGTCGGGATTACGGATTTCGCTCAGTCGGAGCTGGGGGACATTGTCTTTATTGAGCTGGAGCCGGTCGGAACGGAACTCGACAGCGAGTCCGTGTTCGGAACGGTTGAAGCCGTGAAGACGGTTTCGGAGCTATTCGCTCCGGTGGCAGGGATCATCACGGAGGTCAACGAGGAACTCGATTCGAATCCGGAAGCGGCTAACGACGATCCTTACGAACGGGGTTGGATGGTCAAGATCGAGATGAAGGATGCATCTCAGTTAGACATCCTACTCTCATCTTCCGAGTACCAGGAACTCGTCGCGGCCTGAGCCCCGTGGCTCATGACTCCGCTGCGGAAGCGTGTAATGCACGAAAGAATTGTCATTCTTGATTTTGGTTCGCAGTACACGCAGCTGATCGCTCGCCGAGTTCGGGAGAACGGGGTTTTCTCTGAGATTTTTCCGTGCACGGCCGATTTTGCGGATATCATGCGAACCCAGCCGAGGGGAATAATTCTCTCCGGAGGCCCGTCATCAGTTTACGATCCGGACGCCCCTCAGCTGAATCCGTCTTTTCTGTCCCTCCGAAACGGTGAGGACAAACCTGTGCCGGTGCTTGGTATTTGCTATGGGCTCCAGGCGATAGCGTTTAACCAGGGTGGCGGTGTGGAGCGAGCCGGTCGGCGCGAATTTGGTCGGGCTACGCTCCTGGTGGATAATGACAGCGATCTATTGGCGGGTGTATCGTCGTCCAGCAGCGTCTGGATGAGTCATGGTGATCATCTGACGACCCTCCCGGACGGGTACGAGATAATCGGGCACACATCCAATGCTCCGATTGCTGCCGTTCGGCACGTCGAACGTGGGATCTACGGAGTTCAGTTTCATCCCGAGGTCGTTCACACGGAGGAAGGCTCAAGGATTGTAGGAAACTTCGTACGTCACATCTGCGGTTGCCGTGGAGATTGGACACCGGCTTCGTTCATAGATGAGAAGACTGCGGAGATCAAAGATCTCGTGGGAGATGATCATGTGATCCTCGGCTTGTCCGGGGGCGTGGACTCATCGGTTGCCGCCGTCCTGTTACATCAGGCAATTGGTGACCAGGTTACGTGCATCTTCGTGAACAACGGTTTGTTGCGACTGGGTGAATGGGAGCAGGTGCAGCACAC
The DNA window shown above is from Rhodothermales bacterium and carries:
- the gcvH gene encoding glycine cleavage system protein GcvH — protein: MTFPEDLHYTKDHEWLRIEDDGTTAVVGITDFAQSELGDIVFIELEPVGTELDSESVFGTVEAVKTVSELFAPVAGIITEVNEELDSNPEAANDDPYERGWMVKIEMKDASQLDILLSSSEYQELVAA
- the guaA gene encoding glutamine-hydrolyzing GMP synthase; translated protein: MHERIVILDFGSQYTQLIARRVRENGVFSEIFPCTADFADIMRTQPRGIILSGGPSSVYDPDAPQLNPSFLSLRNGEDKPVPVLGICYGLQAIAFNQGGGVERAGRREFGRATLLVDNDSDLLAGVSSSSSVWMSHGDHLTTLPDGYEIIGHTSNAPIAAVRHVERGIYGVQFHPEVVHTEEGSRIVGNFVRHICGCRGDWTPASFIDEKTAEIKDLVGDDHVILGLSGGVDSSVAAVLLHQAIGDQVTCIFVNNGLLRLGEWEQVQHTFRDSFHIKLLAVDASDTFVERLENVEDPERKRVIIGNTFVDIFEEATHRVEAAMGRRPKYLAQGTLYPDVIESVSFKGPSATIKTHHNVGGLPEKLNFEILEPFRELFKDEVRAIGRLLGVPESIVGRHPFPGPGLAVRILGPITAENLDLLRQADAVFIEELHNQEQYHEVWQAFAVLLPIRSVGVMGDERTYENVCALRAVTSVDGMTADWAKLPHDFLAHVSNRIVNEIRGINRVVYDISSKPPATIEWE